Genomic segment of Aquila chrysaetos chrysaetos chromosome 16, bAquChr1.4, whole genome shotgun sequence:
AGAGCTCCCGGCTGGAATGCACCAGCTCAGCAAGGGATTGTCCTCGCTGGGCCAGGCAGGCGCTGTGCCGTGAGCCTGGTGCCTGTGACAGCTGCCCAGGCCATGGCGGCAGCAGACAGCTCCTCAGCCGCCCTCCGGCGTCGCGACCTGTGCAGCCGAGGCATCCGCCTGGCTGGGAAGATGCGCTCGGATGTCATCGACCTCCTGGACACCTACGTAAGTTTGCCCTGCTCCTTACGGCtgcctgtggggctgggagcaccGGTGGGGTGGCCACCACTACTGGGGTCCCAGGGgctcctggcagctctgctgggcatGAGGGATCTGGCCCACGGTAGAGATGGGAGATGAAATGCTGCCGGTATCTGGGCGTTGGTGTGCTGCTGGCTAATGCTTGGGCAAACCTCAAGCACCTGGCCTTGCACTGCCCCGAATGCCTCCTGGCCAGCGCCGAAGCTGAATCGGGGCCCCCTGGAGCCCGTGCTGATGGGGGTCCCCCTGTTTCTCCTGCCACTGCTGATCCCCAACTGCTGTCACCATTGCAGGTGGAGCGACAGGGCTTGGATGCCTCAGCCAGCGTGGCGGTGGTGGAGGGGGTGCCAGTGGCAGCAGTGGAGCGCTGGGACGAGCAGACGGGGACCCAGCGGCTGCTGGAGAACCTGGCGGCGTACCGGGCGTTCCGGGCCCTGCTGGCCCagatgctggaggagcagcGGGAGCAGCTGGGTGAGGCTGACGCTGCCCTGGGCCGGGCACTGGCAGCCGTCCTGCTCCAGGTCTCAGCCTTCGCCTACCACCTTGAGGAGCTGCTGCGGCTGGAGAGCCGCGGGCTCCCCAGCGAGGAGGGAGCTGggccccccccaccctcccacctCGGCCTCTTCGAGAGGAAGCTGTGGGGCCTGGGGGTGCTGCGGGAGCTGGCCCAGTGGGCTGTCAGGTCTGCACGGGACCTGCGGCAGCTCACTAagcccagcccaggcagcagcttggcccccagcccagctgagAGCCCTTGAAGGCAGGCACGGGGTGGGGGGCTTGGCCCCTGCTGGGGCATAGCAGGGGACTCCTTGCCCACCCCTGCGGAGGGCTGCTGACAGCAAAGGGGGTTGTTCATGGAGGGGTGCGGGCAGGAGGGACCACGTCATTAACCCCTGGGTCCCCCATGCTTTTGGTGCCACCACTCCCTGTGGGACCCTTTCCctgtggggaaactgaggcacgggccGCACTCCGCCCCAGAGGGAGCGGGGATCCCCAGGCAGGGCGAGCCTCAGGGGTTGCTCAGGCTCTGCCTGCTGTGGTGTTGGAATTATCCCCCAggaagcagctttgctgctcaCCCTGGGGCCCAGAGGCCGTGACCCTTAGCAAGCTGCAGTGGTGCTGggcttttctttgaaattagaTCGCTGCCCGGCTTGCCATGGCCAGGTGCCACCTCTGGCGGACAGAAGCTGTCTCAGGACTCTCGCAGAGGCAAGGCAGGAGCAAAGGGACAGAAAACTATGGCCTGGTAATAGGAGTCTTGGGACCTGCCCCCCAGCTGCAAGATGCAAGGCTTTGCCACCTTCACGTGGATGCTTTTCTCCCACCCAGCTCGCATTTTCTGCGCATTGAATTTGTGCTCTAACTGCTTGGGGGCTTTTTCAggaggggggtgtgtgggggtgtgATCAGGATGGTATTTCTTAACCACTTGGACAAGGTAACAGAGAGGATCTTTTAACTGAAGGCTGTGATTCAGAAGACCCTCCATAAGGAGGTTTTTGCCTCCAGGGGTTATTTTGGGACTGGAAACGGCACGGAGGATTAAACAGCCCCAACCACAT
This window contains:
- the CNTF gene encoding ciliary neurotrophic factor, whose product is MAAADSSSAALRRRDLCSRGIRLAGKMRSDVIDLLDTYVERQGLDASASVAVVEGVPVAAVERWDEQTGTQRLLENLAAYRAFRALLAQMLEEQREQLGEADAALGRALAAVLLQVSAFAYHLEELLRLESRGLPSEEGAGPPPPSHLGLFERKLWGLGVLRELAQWAVRSARDLRQLTKPSPGSSLAPSPAESP